The DNA region CCTTGAGCGGCTTCCTGGGGACAACCCCAGGAGCCTTGGAATTCTCTGCCTGAGAGGACCTTAGTATAGCTGGCCTTGCACCAGGCCAGGCGGTTCAGGCCAACAATGTGATTTTGGGCAAATGCCTGCTTATGTACCTCTGGAGCCCTGGGTCAGGCcctggagaggctggggagggagggagtagGGTCAGCCAGGTGAGGACAGAGGCCAATAAAAACGCTGGATACGAAGGCTCAGGGGAGCCCTCCTAGTCGACAGCCCTTCTGTCGGTGCTGTCACATATCATTGTCCACAAGACCCAACTGGGAGAGGACAGCTGGGGTTTGCCCTGTCCCCTCCACACTCCAGTCGGTGACatttcctctgctgattttcatctgCATTCTGCAGGACACCACAGCACGATGGCTCTTCTGAGTTCTGAGTCCTGCTACAAAATCACTGAGTCCGAGGGTGGTTTGGGGACCACGGACACCCTCCCCCATACTGGATCAGCTTCAAGGCCTCTTGTCACCCTGTGAGTCCCCCATGACACAGGGGGACCCTCCCTTCTCTGCTCACATCTTCCTTAGGCTCCCGGGCGCCCCAGGATGAAGCAGGTGATGTTTAGTGGCACCCTGCTGAGAGTGTGTGTCGGTGCCCTGTGCTTCCAGACTTTACTCAGTGCCTCAACAGTGTTTATCTCACATGTCACTGTCTTCTCCAAGGGTGGACCCAAGCCTGCCCCATCTCTCCATCACACACATGCCACAGCCACCCACCTCCTTCTGTGTGTCCCCTGGGAAGCTGTGTGAGAAGATGTCTGCAGACACCGTCAGTGTTCTCAGGGGAGCAGAAGACAGACACTCACACCCATCCGAGGACCACTGGGGACACCTATGtctgcctcttccttttccttgcaGCCCTGACCACACCTTAGGACCCAGGTCAGCAGTGATGGGGAGGCTCTAGTTTTGGCCAGGAGAGTTCTGAGCATCCAGGTGCCCTGCGTCTACACAGGTGGGAAGATACCAGAACTCGGTGTATACTCCGTTTTACTAAGGGTAGGGATGGGGCGGGGGCACTCAGGGGTTGGCCACCATGGTGTCCTCAATCCACTTCCGGTAAGCCTTCAGCTTGGTGTACAGGGCAGGCTGTTGGGGCACGGCACAGGGATCACTGCCCCATGACGTGAGACCTTGCAGCATGCCATTACAGATGAGCGGGCCCCCCGAATCACCGTAGGGGttggagggacagagagagagaaagggtagGGGttggagggacagagagagagaaaggtcagCTCAATTTCTGCCCGGGAAGCCCCATCTCTCACTCGGGGCTGGCAGATCACCAACAGCTTAGAAGTGGGGTCCTCCCATTCCTTTCCCATAAGAGATTGGGGGAGGGGCGAGCTTACCCCACAGGTGTCCTTGCCACCCTGCCAGCGCCCAGCACACAGCATGGTGTCTGTCACCTTCTCAGAATAGGCTTTACTACAAATGTCATTGGGCATGAGGTTGAGGTCCACACACTGGAGAGTCCCTGGGCTCAAGACTAAGGGCCAGGGGAAAACACGACTGTAGCCAGAACCCGCCAGGCTCCTGCCTCTGCCCGGGCGGGCGGCGGGTCTGGCCAGACCTACACTTGTCTGGTTGTATGCTGCCCCAGCCAGAAGCCAGGCAGGTGCTCCCCACTTCTGGCTCCCAGGTGGGCAGGTCCAGGACCTTCACGGCGGCGGCGGTGATCCGGGCAGGCTCCGACAGGCGGAGCAGCATCAGGTCGTGGCTTCTGTCATCGGCGGTGCTGGTGGCACtcttcagatagttcatgctgtAGAGCGGGTGGGGGAAGGCGTAGGTGACAGGGGCCAGCTGGGATGTGTCCTCCTCAGCACCCAGGTTGTGACGACCCAGAGCGCCCCGGATATTGCTAGGGaaatagagggagggagagaatgaggAGAGGAGGGGCGGGGAGCCCAAGAGGGTCCCCaaggagaggaagaaacagagaaggaCGGGGGCACAGGggtaaaaagagagaagagggagcagAGAGGAAGTGGGGTGCGCTGAGAGGAGCGGCTCACTGCAGCGGCTGTCCAGGGCCCCAGCAGGGCAGGCAGCCGGGCACAGAGCCCAAGGTCTGACCCCACCCCCTCCCTCAGGGGCCCCCAGCCCTTCCCTGTGTCTCCCCCAGAGGGGACTGGTGGTCccacagggaggggcagggcagcGCGGGAAGCCCCCTCCCAGGCACACAGGTTGGGGTGCATGCCTGCCTTTTCTCGGGGTCCCCCTGGAATGGGGCCAGTAGTGATGGGGAGAGGAGTGAGCCAGAGacccagagaaagagagaggggtggAGACATGGAGGGGGAGACATGCAGTGCCTGAGACGGTGGCAGAGACtcagagacagagaagaaaaggagaggccaGACCCCAGCCCCGCCCGGAGCAGCCAGATTCTGAGAGGCACAGAGACAATTCCGTGGGGAGAGATGCAGAAAGGGGCCGGGCAGCCATGGACAGGGTGGTCCagcctggctctgcccctccccaggccACCTGGATCAGCACCATCCTCTCCCTCTCAGTCCCACGCCTGGTGTGGGGGAAATGCCCAGCTGTCGATCCCCGTGGGGCACAGAAGCCCCCTCCCAGACTCCCAGGCCCCACTCACTTCTTTTGGACAAGCTGCTGAGGATGGGACCCGGGTcttgcgcatgccaggggagGTGCTCTGCCACCGACCTACATGCCCAGGCCCCTACTCACTTTCTGAAGCAGTGGGCAGCAGTGAGGACCCACTGGGGGTGCACCAGGACGCCCCCACACACTGCCAAACCATGATGGTACACGGCCACCTGCCAGGGATGGGAATTCTTCTGGCACTCCCAGCCCCCTATGATCCGAGACTGGATGGGGGTCGCAGCACCTGCAGAGAGGGGGAGCCGGCAGGGCTAGGGCGGGAAGAAGGGGCTGTGCTGTGGGCTTGAGGGGGCAGAGGACCAGGCCTGGGCACTCAGGGGTGTGGGCAAGGGGTGCTGAGAAGGGACTGGAGT from Marmota flaviventris isolate mMarFla1 chromosome 18, mMarFla1.hap1, whole genome shotgun sequence includes:
- the LOC114079223 gene encoding kallikrein-2-like isoform X2, with product MWFLVLFLVLSLWGTGAATPIQSRIIGGWECQKNSHPWQVAVYHHGLAVCGGVLVHPQWVLTAAHCFRNNIRGALGRHNLGAEEDTSQLAPVTYAFPHPLYSMNYLKSATSTADDRSHDLMLLRLSEPARITAAAVKVLDLPTWEPEVGSTCLASGWGSIQPDKFLSPGTLQCVDLNLMPNDICSKAYSEKVTDTMLCAGRWQGGKDTCGGDSGGPLICNGMLQGLTSWGSDPCAVPQQPALYTKLKAYRKWIEDTMVANP
- the LOC114079223 gene encoding kallikrein-2-like isoform X1, which translates into the protein MWFLVLFLVLSLWGTGAATPIQSRIIGGWECQKNSHPWQVAVYHHGLAVCGGVLVHPQWVLTAAHCFRNNIRGALGRHNLGAEEDTSQLAPVTYAFPHPLYSMNYLKSATSTADDRSHDLMLLRLSEPARITAAAVKVLDLPTWEPEVGSTCLASGWGSIQPDKFLSPGTLQCVDLNLMPNDICSKAYSEKVTDTMLCAGRWQGGKDTCYGDSGGPLICNGMLQGLTSWGSDPCAVPQQPALYTKLKAYRKWIEDTMVANP